A DNA window from Solanum lycopersicum chromosome 3, SLM_r2.1 contains the following coding sequences:
- the LOC101262184 gene encoding uncharacterized protein encodes MDESNEELEPLFDYRRVQPFNTPFNAVCLDDDTPDSSPVISKKRKMIDSTAEKKKDKNEAVQIIDCEEKEEDWLPPSPSISAHTSSLLEDSTIKEIRLKKKELATFAQSAKDELRDVEESVKRDLSASLHSLQDSVADILSKPSKPSTDRVKMVISIQDKDGTKQFRVYADDKFERLFKSFADKVKLELQNLVFCFDGDKINPNATPSSLGMEDDDIVEVHEKPSC; translated from the exons ATG GATGAATCCAATGAAGAACTGGAGCCGCTTTTTGATTACAGACGTGTTCAGCCTTTCAATACTCCCTTCAATGCTGTCTGCCTTGACG ATGATACTCCAGACTCGTCTCCAGTTATCTCTAAGAAACGGAAAATGATCGATTCTACT gctgaaaagaaaaaagacaaaaatgaaGCAGTTCAAATAATTGACTgcgaagaaaaagaagaggatTGGCTGCCACCTTCCCCAAGCATTTCTGCTCATACTAGTAGCCTTCTTGAAGATTCAACTATAAAGGAAATTAG attaaaaaagaaagagctGGCAACATTTGCCCAATCAGCTAAGGATGAGCTGCGAGATGTTGAAGAATCTGTAAAAAGAGATCTTAGTGCTTCGCTCCATTCACTTCAAGATAGTGTTGCTGATATTCTGTCAAAACCGTCAAAACCATCAACTGACAGAGTTAAAATGGTCATTTCTATCCAAGACAAGGATGGAACGAAGCAATTTCGCGTTTATGCG GATGATAAATTTGAGAGGTTGTTCAAGTCGTTTGCTGATAAAGTCAAGCTTGAGCTGCAAAACTTGGTTTTCTGCTTTGACGGGGATAAAATTAATCCAAATGCAACTCCCAGTAGTCTCGGAATGGAGGATGATGACATCGTTGAAGTGCATGAAAAACCAAGTTGTTGA